The following coding sequences lie in one Aspergillus puulaauensis MK2 DNA, chromosome 3, nearly complete sequence genomic window:
- a CDS encoding uncharacterized protein (COG:G;~EggNog:ENOG410QDYM;~InterPro:IPR020846,IPR011701,IPR036259;~PFAM:PF07690;~SMCOG1005:Drug resistance transporter, EmrB/QacA;~TransMembrane:12 (i77-93o113-133i145-162o174-194i201-220o232-252i309-331o343-367i388-409o415-437i458-476o488-509i);~antiSMASH:Cluster_3.12;~go_function: GO:0022857 - transmembrane transporter activity [Evidence IEA];~go_process: GO:0055085 - transmembrane transport [Evidence IEA]), whose product MVDKPAKEPTTMEDKTHTSEFLSSTHHTNQEKDQLFHGPPKPTTSQVERSGADGKIVLTEESCYEELGFCFPAWKKWMIISVIFLVQVSMNFNTSLYSNGLTGISEEFGVSMQAARCGAMIYLVTYAFGCELWAPWSEELGRKPILQLSMFLVNIWQLPVALAPNFATIMIGRAFGGLSLAGGSVTLGMVADMWESDTQQYAVACVVFSSVGGSVVGPVVGGFVEKYLEWRWTIWIQLIFGGFVQIIHLLIVPETRTTVMLSQIAKKRRKNGEEVYGPYEIIPWKERFSMKEICITWIRPFKMFLTEPIVLTLSLLSGFSDALIFMFIQSFGLVYEQWGFDSAALGLSFLSIMVGYVIAWLSFFPVIRRNMAERRRKPDDERAQYESRLWWLLYTVPCLPIGLIGFAWTSSGPPIHWMGTMVFAAMVGIANYCIYMATIDYMVCAYGPYSASATGGNGFSRDILAGILTVPATPFYENIGGERHLEYASTILFCISVVLVASVYVIYWYGPVLRKRSPFAQQLSSQMEGHSHSRRASAIAPGSAPCSAPGSRRNTLTYHQG is encoded by the exons ATGGTCGACAAACCTGCCAAAGAACCCACCACGATGGAGGACAAGACGCATACATCCGAATTCTTGTCCTCCACCCATCACACCAACCAAGAGAAAGACCAATTGTTCCACGGCCCTCCCAAGCCCACCACTTCCCAGGTGGAACGCTCTGGGGCGGATGGCAAGATTGTTCTCACCGAGGAAAGCTGCTATGAAGAGCtgggcttctgcttcccggCTTGGAAGAAGTGGATGATCATCTCAGTGATTTTTCTGGTCCAGGTATCCATGAATTTCAATACCAGTCTCTATTCCAACGGCCTCACCGGCATCTCGGAGGAATTTGGTGTTAGCATGCAGGCAGCACGATGCGGTGCAATGATTTACTTGGTTACTTATGCCTTCGGGTGCGAACTCTGGGCCCCTTGGAGTGAGGAACTTGGGCGTAAACCTATCCTCCAACTCAGCATGTTTCTGGTTAATATCTGGCAGCTGCCCGTGGCCCTTGCACCCAACTTTGCCACTATCATGATTGGCCGGGCATTCGGAGGGCTCAGTTTAGCTGGTGGATCGGTTACCCTTGGTATGGTGGCCGATATGTGGGAATCCGACACACAACAATACGCTGTGGCCTGCGTTGTCTTCTCCTCGGTGGGAGGGTCAGTCGTAGGGCCTGTCGTGGGTGGTTTTGTCGAGAAATACCTGGAATGGCGTTGGACGATCTGGATCCAGCTTATTTTTGGCGGCTTTGTCCAGATTATTCACCTTCTGATCGTCCCTGAGACCCGAACAACGGTCATGCTAAGCCAGATTGCTAAGAAACGAAGAAAGAATGGAGAGGAAGTTTACGGACCATACGAGATAATTCCCTGGAAGGAGCGTTTCTCTATGAAGGAGATTTGCATAACCTGGATCCGGCCCTTTAAGATGTTCCTGACAGAGCCTATCGTTCTGACACTATCGCTGCTGAGTGGTTTCAGCGACGCGCTCATCTTCATGTTCATCCAATCTTTTGGACTGGTATATGAACAATGGGGGTTTGATTCTGCTGCCCTCGGCCTCTCGTTTCTTTCGATCATGGTGGGCTACGTGATTGCCTGGCTCTCGTTCTTCCCTGTTATCAGGAGGAACATGGCCGAGCGACGCCGCAAACCTGACGATGAACGGGCGCAGTACGAGTCTCGGCTATGGTGGCTGCTCTACACAGTGCCTTGCCTGCCCATCGGCCTGATCGGGTTTGCCTGGACCAGCAGCGGGCCTCCTATCCACTGGATGGGCACCATGGTGTTTGCGGCTATGGTGGGAATTGCCAACTACTGTATCTACATGGCCACAATCGACTATATGGTGTGTGCTTATGGTCCATATTCTGCCTCGGCCACCGGGGGCAACGGCTTTTCGCGGGATATCCTGGCCGGTATCCTCACGGTTCCAGCCACTCCCTTTTATGAGA ATATCGGCGGGGAGCGCCATCTGGAGTATGCTTCGACCATCCTAT TCTGCATTTCCGTCGTTCTAGTGGCTTCAGTGTACGTGATCTACTGGTACGGACCAGTACTTCGCAAGCGCTCGCCATtcgcccagcagctctctTCCCAGATGGAGGGACACTCGCACAGCCGACGGGCGTCCGCGATTGCGCCTGGTTCTGCACCTTGTTCTGCACCTGGTTCTCGCCGGAATACCCTGACTTATCATCAGGGATGA
- a CDS encoding cytochrome P450 (COG:Q;~EggNog:ENOG410PKQ1;~InterPro:IPR001128,IPR002401,IPR036396;~PFAM:PF00067;~antiSMASH:Cluster_3.12;~go_function: GO:0005506 - iron ion binding [Evidence IEA];~go_function: GO:0016705 - oxidoreductase activity, acting on paired donors, with incorporation or reduction of molecular oxygen [Evidence IEA];~go_function: GO:0020037 - heme binding [Evidence IEA];~go_process: GO:0055114 - oxidation-reduction process [Evidence IEA]) yields MHSLPFLLAVTVIGSLYVILTKGRREKGLPPGPPTLPILGNLHQIPIKGSYLKFTEWAAKYGGLYSLKLGTGTAIVITDRRIVKELVDKKSSKYSNRPESFLANAITGGSHLLVMQYGPLWRTMRKLVHQHFMESVVEKSHIQVQNAEAVQMVRDFCVRPDQHMLHPKRFSNSIIMSLVYGVRTPSVQTAHMAQLYDMMEGWSKVMEPGNTPPVDIYPFLHYIPQKVFGNWFSRAKGVREEMGQLYSQYLDLVYDRRKKVGSAGSFMDTVIDQNEKLGLTRHQLYFLGGVLMEGGSDTTSSIILAFIHAMTKWTDVLKKAQAEIDAVVGEDRTPVWSDYDKLPYIAATVKEAMRWRPVVPLAFPHAATEDDWIDGHFIPKGSTVIVNGWGMHHDESRFTDPSVFDPDHYKGQMALAPELANASDYTSRDHYGYGTGRRICPGIHVAERNLFLAISKIIWAFSIQPGLDETGEPIKPDLDPKTGYSEGFLVCANDFPCRITPRSEARRETIMEEYRKAQEDVFSRFESPPL; encoded by the exons ATGCATTCACTCCCGTTTCTCCTTGCTGTCACCGTTATAGGATCGCTGTACGTGATCCTCACCAAGGGCCGTAGGGAAAAGGGCCTCCCTCCTG GACCCCCCACCCTACCGATCCTAGGAAACCTCCATCAAATACCGATAAAAGGATCCTATCTCAA ATTCACAGAATGGGCAGCCAAATACGGCGGTCTGTACTCCCTCAAGCTCGGCACTGGAACAGCAATTGTCATCACCGACCGCCGCATCGTCAAGGAGCTGGTCGACAAGAAAAGCTCCAAATACAGCAACCGGCCGGAATCGTTCCTCGCGAATGCGATCACTGGTGGGTCGCATCTGCTGGTTATGCAGTATGGGCCACTGTGGCGCACGATGCGTAAGCTGGTGCACCAGCACTTCATGGAGTCGGTGGTCGAGAAGAGCCATATCCAGGTCCAGAATGCCGAAGCGGTGCAGATGGTGAGAGACTTTTGCGTGCGGCCTGATCAGCATATGCTGCATCCCAAGCGGTTCAGTAACAGCATTATCATGAGTTTGG TGTACGGAGTTCGGACACCCTCGGTGCAGACAGCGCATATGGCGCAGCTGTATGACATGATG GAAGGATGGTCCAAAGTGATGGAACCCGGCAATACCCCCCCAGTTGACATCTACCCTTTCCTACACTACATTCCTCAAAAGGTTTTCGGTAATTGGTTCTCACGCGCAAAAGGCGTCCGTGAAGAAATGGGTCAGCTCTACAGTCAGTATCTCGACCTCGTGTACGATCGCCGCAAGAAAGTCGGCAGCGCAGGCTCGTTTATGGATACGGTGATTGACCAGAATGAGAAGCTCGGCCTCACGCGCCATCAGTTGTATTTCCTGGGAGGTGTCCTGATGGAGGGCGGATCTGACACAACGAGCTCAATTATCTTGGCTTTCATCCACGCCATGACCAAATGGACGGACGTTTTGAAGAAGGCGCAGGCTGAGAtcgatgctgttgttggcgagGACAGGACGCCCGTGTGGTCTGACTACGACAAGTTGCCCTATATTGCAGCAACAGTCAAGGAGGCCATGAGATGGAGGCCGGTTGTCCCGTTGGCGTTTCCTCATGCTGCTACTGAAG ATGATTGGATTGACGGCCACTTCATTCCCAAAGGAAGCACGGTTATCGTCAACGGCTGGGGAATGCACCACGACGAATCTCGCTTCACAGACCCTTCTGTCTTTGACCCAGACCACTACAAGGGTCAAATGGCCCTTGCGCCCGAACTCGCCAATGCCTCCGACTACACTTCACGCGACCATTACGGCTACGGCACCGGACGCCGCATCTGCCCGGGTATCCATGTTGCCGAGCGCAACCTGTTCCTGGCCATTTCGAAGATTATATGGGCCTTTTCCATCCAGCCAGGCCTCGACGAGACAGGCGAGCCCATTAAGCCGGACTTGGATCCTAAGACAGGGTACAGTGAAGGGTTCCTAGTATGCGCGAATGACTTTCCGTGTCGAATCACACCAAGGTCAGAAGCCAGGCGAGAGACTATCATGGAAGAGTATCGGAAAGCACAAGAAGACGTGTTTTCGCGGTTTGAGAGCCCACCTTTATAG